One window of Atribacter laminatus genomic DNA carries:
- a CDS encoding class II fructose-bisphosphate aldolase — translation MLYFSPLELILKAKQEKVALGSFNVFNNEMFHAVTIAALKKKSPVIIATGEVDIQYFPPELAVSLMKIYSKKFDIPFLLHLDHCTQVELAEKCLRCGYSSIMFDGSQLPYEENVEKTRSVVKIAQWFGVPVEGELGVILGTREFFESTTQKDDQLKITDPEAARDFVLRTGIHTLAPSIGSAHGVYVKKPKIHFDILKRISKATKIPLVLHGGSGIPVEDVHRCIEEGVAKVNVGTDLRRTLVDTIVHEGVNPYVEARTVMEKSRDAIVTVVENWLDILKSSIILQ, via the coding sequence ATGCTTTATTTTTCACCTTTAGAGTTGATTTTGAAAGCAAAACAAGAAAAAGTTGCCTTAGGGTCTTTTAATGTTTTTAATAATGAAATGTTCCATGCGGTTACCATAGCAGCTTTAAAGAAAAAATCTCCTGTTATTATTGCGACTGGAGAGGTAGACATTCAATATTTTCCCCCTGAACTAGCCGTATCCTTGATGAAAATTTATTCCAAGAAATTTGATATTCCCTTTCTCCTTCATTTGGATCATTGTACTCAGGTTGAATTAGCGGAAAAATGCTTGCGATGTGGCTATTCTTCAATAATGTTTGATGGCTCTCAGCTTCCCTATGAGGAAAATGTTGAGAAAACTCGATCGGTAGTAAAAATTGCCCAATGGTTTGGAGTGCCTGTTGAAGGTGAGTTGGGAGTGATTTTAGGAACTCGCGAATTTTTCGAATCAACCACCCAAAAGGACGATCAACTCAAGATTACCGATCCGGAAGCAGCTCGGGATTTCGTTTTAAGAACTGGAATTCATACTTTAGCTCCATCAATTGGTTCAGCTCACGGTGTTTATGTTAAGAAGCCAAAAATACATTTTGATATATTGAAGCGAATATCGAAAGCAACCAAAATACCATTAGTTCTTCATGGAGGTTCGGGAATACCGGTTGAAGATGTGCATCGTTGCATCGAAGAAGGAGTAGCAAAAGTTAACGTGGGAACTGATTTAAGAAGGACTTTGGTAGATACCATAGTTCATGAAGGGGTAAATCCCTATGTTGAAGCAAGAACCGTCATGGAAAAATCCAGAGATGCAATTGTGACAGTTGTTGAAAATTGGTTGGATATTCTAAAAAGCTCTATCATTCTTCAGTAA
- a CDS encoding sugar-binding transcriptional regulator, translating to MDLDNQSLIVQVCRMYYEQKMTQQEIAESLKMSRTKIVRLIQEGHELGIVQIRVIDPSESTYQDLSKKLMSFFPLKILEIVPNSDPESPLLYKNLAKRALRVFMNYIGPNKKIGIGWGKSIYAFINEFSDENLTFLQPSWIPMIGGLGEAEQYFQVNEIIRALQRKLGGISHSLHAPALVESQKIKETLFTDSGIQSVVRKWQELDIAIIGIGSIKSRKPSNPPLLHIKYLPDEDRREILRSNAVGDILSRFFDKFGQQCNFESNPRIIGISLEQLAQTSLSLAIAGGEHKAEAILGALHGGYINGLITDESAVKKIISLI from the coding sequence ATGGATTTGGATAATCAATCCCTCATCGTTCAAGTTTGCAGAATGTACTATGAACAAAAAATGACACAACAAGAAATTGCCGAATCACTTAAAATGTCGCGAACAAAAATTGTGCGACTCATACAAGAAGGCCATGAGTTGGGTATTGTCCAAATTCGAGTTATTGACCCTTCAGAATCGACTTATCAAGATTTGAGTAAAAAACTGATGTCTTTTTTCCCGCTCAAAATTTTAGAAATTGTTCCAAACAGCGATCCTGAAAGCCCTCTTTTATATAAAAATTTAGCCAAAAGAGCACTACGAGTTTTTATGAATTATATTGGACCGAATAAAAAAATTGGAATAGGGTGGGGAAAAAGTATTTATGCCTTTATTAATGAATTTTCTGATGAGAATCTTACCTTTTTGCAGCCTTCTTGGATCCCAATGATTGGAGGTTTGGGTGAAGCAGAACAGTATTTTCAGGTGAATGAAATAATACGGGCTTTACAAAGAAAGTTAGGTGGTATAAGCCACTCCCTTCATGCTCCGGCATTGGTTGAATCGCAGAAAATTAAAGAAACCCTATTTACTGATAGTGGGATTCAATCAGTAGTAAGAAAATGGCAAGAATTAGATATCGCCATTATTGGTATTGGTTCAATCAAGTCAAGAAAACCATCCAACCCACCATTACTGCATATTAAATACTTGCCCGATGAAGACCGAAGAGAAATACTTCGTTCCAATGCGGTTGGAGATATTCTTTCACGTTTTTTTGATAAATTCGGTCAGCAGTGCAACTTTGAATCCAACCCAAGAATAATCGGCATAAGTTTAGAACAATTAGCTCAAACTTCACTGTCCTTGGCAATTGCTGGTGGAGAACATAAAGCAGAAGCAATTTTGGGAGCTTTGCATGGTGGATACATAAATGGATTGATAACTGATGAGTCAGCAGTAAAAAAAATCATCAGTCTAATTTAA
- a CDS encoding ABC transporter substrate-binding protein, giving the protein MKSLMKMFLVGILVVFLLGSVAMAADPVTIRFWGGWTGPDKFGMEKIVNNFMAENPDIKVEFFTAPWTEVFTKFSTTYGTNASPDLLAMHVSDISQFATRGMLMNVEDIAISNNIKAEDFPLNVWEGQFYDGEQYGIPLDYHPMAVYKNADMYTAAGIDPNITWNTMESFIDSMQKTTKDDVFGLAIGVNHSHTMRYWYGWLFQQEGGAFLNEEQNQAVFNSDQGVKALQFMHDLSYKYQVVPPHESDIDKDFLSGKVANLMEGPWWVPGVKEQKDLNIVVAPFPQVFEKPAVWAGSHTLTLPKRADQAKIEATIKLLSYIVTHSVDWGNSGQIPASLSVIQSEAYKNLPDYKYYKVFIEQANNIHFEPLVVQTASFGADNTMSPVLNAILAVMLDEADPKEALDLAVSEINAIF; this is encoded by the coding sequence ATGAAGTCTTTAATGAAAATGTTTTTAGTTGGAATCTTGGTAGTTTTTCTATTAGGAAGTGTGGCTATGGCAGCCGACCCAGTAACAATTCGGTTTTGGGGTGGATGGACCGGACCGGATAAATTTGGCATGGAAAAAATTGTTAATAATTTTATGGCAGAAAATCCAGATATTAAAGTGGAATTTTTTACTGCCCCTTGGACGGAAGTATTTACAAAATTTAGTACGACCTATGGAACTAATGCTTCTCCAGACCTTTTAGCTATGCATGTCTCTGATATATCTCAATTTGCCACTCGCGGAATGTTAATGAATGTTGAAGATATAGCTATTTCCAATAATATTAAAGCAGAAGATTTCCCATTGAATGTTTGGGAAGGTCAATTTTACGATGGGGAACAATACGGGATTCCACTCGATTACCATCCTATGGCCGTTTATAAAAATGCCGATATGTATACTGCTGCTGGTATCGATCCCAATATAACCTGGAATACCATGGAATCTTTTATCGATTCGATGCAGAAAACAACCAAAGATGATGTTTTCGGCTTAGCAATTGGCGTCAACCATTCTCATACCATGCGCTATTGGTATGGCTGGTTATTCCAACAAGAAGGCGGAGCTTTCTTGAATGAAGAACAAAACCAAGCTGTTTTTAATAGCGATCAGGGTGTAAAGGCACTCCAATTCATGCATGATTTGAGCTATAAATATCAAGTGGTTCCTCCACATGAAAGCGATATCGACAAGGACTTTCTGAGTGGGAAAGTTGCCAATCTTATGGAAGGACCATGGTGGGTTCCTGGAGTCAAAGAGCAAAAAGACCTAAATATAGTTGTTGCACCGTTCCCTCAAGTTTTCGAAAAGCCAGCAGTTTGGGCTGGATCACATACTTTAACTCTTCCAAAACGTGCTGATCAAGCCAAAATCGAAGCGACTATTAAGCTGCTAAGCTATATCGTGACTCACAGCGTTGATTGGGGAAATTCAGGCCAAATACCGGCGTCTTTGTCGGTTATTCAAAGCGAAGCTTATAAAAATCTCCCCGATTATAAGTACTACAAAGTATTTATTGAACAAGCTAACAACATTCACTTTGAACCCTTAGTCGTCCAAACTGCCAGCTTTGGAGCTGACAATACCATGTCGCCGGTTCTCAATGCTATATTAGCGGTAATGTTGGATGAAGCAGATCCCAAGGAAGCTCTGGATTTAGCAGTGAGCGAAATAAATGCTATTTTTTAA